GCTCCTTTATCCGCTCCTCTATCACCTCTACGATCGTGCTGTTCTCCATGTACTCCAGGCTGCCCTGGCAGAACGGACATGTGAAGTTGTTCTCGCTCGCCTCCTCGAACACAAACCGGGCGCAGCCGTTCACACATGCGTAGAACACATGATCCTTCTCGTAGCGGAGCCTGGCGTTGAGCTTGTTTATGAGCTTCCTGACCTCTGCCTCAAGCGCGCTGTCCAGGCTCTCAGGGCAGAGCTTCCAGAGGTACGTAAGCCATCCGCTGTCCGGATCTCTCTTTCTCCTGTAGACCGCAAGCCTGTGCTCGTAGAGCAGATAAAGCGCCCTTCGCACAGTATTGAGGCTGATCCCTGTGATCTCGGCGAGATGCTCGTCAGTCACCTCCTCCTCTGGCATTGCCTCGACGATCTTTAGACCCTCCTCGCCGACGATCCTTAGCAGATACGCCCTGTGGATGGGATTC
The genomic region above belongs to Methanothrix sp. and contains:
- the tfe gene encoding transcription factor E, whose product is MVAVENPIHRAYLLRIVGEEGLKIVEAMPEEEVTDEHLAEITGISLNTVRRALYLLYEHRLAVYRRKRDPDSGWLTYLWKLCPESLDSALEAEVRKLINKLNARLRYEKDHVFYACVNGCARFVFEEASENNFTCPFCQGSLEYMENSTIVEVIEERIKELSAALCS